From Hippoglossus stenolepis isolate QCI-W04-F060 chromosome 4, HSTE1.2, whole genome shotgun sequence, a single genomic window includes:
- the hif1al gene encoding hypoxia inducible factor 1 subunit alpha, like, which yields METKEERVTAKRGSTEQRKLRSRDAARCRRSQETEVFYDLARTLPLPRKVSTHLDKAAIMRVALSFLRMHHLLRPGENQKEESEEEESDDREEDEEEEEEEDPIDAFYPQTLAGFIMVMTEEGDMIYLTENVSKHIGITQLELLGQSVYDLVHPCDQEELRDLLGLRPGSSKKEQKHHDERNFFLRMKSTLTSRGRTVNIKSATWKVLHCTGHMGPHGGGSTSPPAARVMTLLCEPIPHPSSVEFPLDTCTFLTRHSMDLRFTHCEGRVTDLVGYKPEDLIGRSAYAFHHALDSDHVTKSLHTLLLKGQVSTSHYRFLANSGGFVWAETQATVLYSSKTSQPEAVVCLNFILSSVEHPDVVFSSEQTRCGLQPKAEPDSPPLTPEDCGTPDVCDTDVQNPTNCSQTEDTGSNPSSTTELFFKPQEMPEEPFQMADDDTDAVAPLTGGFVELSFVSPLSPDLLPDHPQDLCTPQLRQLLTPIFNPITPPSSPDPDVCPSEDDVMDASEVQRFFAIWPDNGQKKEKTVENMEAMDLDMLAPYISMDDDFQLSVFSGLSEEDDKPPSEPSAVTPPLSRKRAHNRDQELPSQLRIQDKRQKQTPPTTEEELFLSHRLLDCLEEPDQSDLDLGPGGRSQLLTDRDPVLGGVQGLCETAALMRDIFEPRPPDLPPPLSPLT from the exons GGGCAGCACGGAGCAGAGGAAGCTGCGCTCCCGTGATGCAGCCAGATGTCGACGCAGTCAGGAGACCGAGGTGTTTTATGACCTCGCCCGCACTCTGCCGCTCCCCCGCAAGGTGTCCACCCACCTGGACAAGGCTGCCATCATGAGGGTCGCCCTCAGCTTCCTGCGCATGCACCACCTCCTGCGACCCG GTGAGAATCAGAAAGAGGAgtctgaagaggaagagagcgacgacagggaggaagacgaggaagaggaggaagaggaggatccAATCGACGCTTTCTATCCTCAGACGTTGGCTGGTTTCATCATGGTGATGACGGAGGAAGGGGACATGATCTACCTGACGGAAAATGTCAGCAAACACATCGGCATCACACAG ctggagctgctgggtCAGAGTGTTTATGACTTAGTTCATCCGTGTGACCAGGAGGAGCTCAGGGATCTGCTGGGTCTACGTCCAG GTTCGAGtaagaaagaacagaaacatcACGACGAGAGAAACTTCTTCCTGCGAATGAAAAGCacactgaccagcagggggcgcacAGTCAACATCAAGTCTGCGACATGGAAG gTTCTTCACTGCACAGGTCACATGGGTCCACATGGTGGCGGCTCCACGTCGCCCCCTGCAGCCAGAGTGATGACCCTGCTGTGTGAGCCCATCCCTCACCCGTCCAGCGTGGAGTTCCCTCTGGACACGTGCACCTTCCTCACCCGCCACAGCATGGACCTGCGCTTCACACACTGCGAGGGCAG ggTTACAGACTTGGTGGGATACAAACCTGAAGATCTGATTGGCCGCTCGGCCTACGCGTTCCATCACGCGCTCGACTCCGATCACGTGACCAAAAGCCTGcacacat TGTTGCTCAAAGGTCAGGTCAGCACCAGTCACTACCGCTTCCTGGCAAACAGCGGCGGCTTCGTCTGGGCCGAGACTCAGGCGACTGTTCTCTACAGCAGCAAGACGTCGCAGCCAGAGGCCGTCGTCTGCCTCAACTTCATACTCAG TTCTGTGGAGCACCCCGACGTCGTCTTCTCCTCTGAGCAGACCCGTTGTGGTCTCCAGCCCAAAGCGGAACCCGACTCACCGCCGCTCACACCAGAGGATTGTGGGACGCCTGATGTCTGTGACACTGACGTTCAAAATCCAACCAACTGCAGTCAGACTGAGGACACAGGTTCGAATCCCAGCAGCACCACTGAGCTGTTCTTCAAACCGCAGGAGATGCCGGAGGAGCCATTCCAGATGGCTGATGACGACACAGACGCCGTCGCACCACTGACGGGAG GTTTTGTGGAGCTGTCGTTCGTCAGTCCGCTCAGCCCGGACCTGCTGCCCGACCACCCTCAGGATCTGTGCACGCCACAGCTGCGACAGCTCCTCACACCCATCTTCAACCCCATCACACCACCCTCGTCACCTGATCCTGATGTG TGTCCCAGTGAGGACGACGTGATGGACGCGAGCGAGGTGCAGAGGTTCTTTGCCATTTGGCCAGACAATggtcaaaagaaagaaaagacagtggAG AACATGGAGGCGATGGATCTGGACATGTTGGCTCCGTACATCTCGATGGACGACGACTTCCAGCTGAGCGTCTTCAGTGGTTTGTCTGAGGAAGACGACAAACCTCCGTCCGAACCGTCAGCTGTGACTCCTCCACTCAGCAGGAAACG GGCCCATAACCGAGACCAGGAGCTTCCGTCTCAGCTGAGGATTCAGgacaagagacagaaacaaactcCTCCGACAACAGAAGAGGAACTTTTCCTCAGTCACAGATTACTG GACTGTCTGGAGGAACCCGACCAATCAGATCTAGACCTGGGCCCAGGAGGGCGGAGTCAGCTGCTCACAGACAGAGACCCCGTTTTAGGAGGCGTTCAGGGGCTTTGTGAAACcgcag CTCTGATGAGGGACATATTCGAACCTCGCCCTCCGGACCTGCCGCCACCTCTGTCGCCCTTGACTTGA